The Fusobacterium necrophorum subsp. necrophorum genome has a window encoding:
- a CDS encoding FAD-binding oxidoreductase encodes MAEYTYNKVSAELVEEFRKIVPGKVYVGEEINQDFFHDEMPIYGQGQPEVVIDATTTEDIAAIVKLCYEHNIPVIPRGAGTGLTGAAVALHGGVMLNMTKMNKILEYDYENFVVRVEPGVLLNDLAEDTQKQGLLYPPDPGEKFATIGGNVSTNAGGMRAVKYGCTRDYVRAMTVVLPTGEIVKLGATVSKTSTGYSLLNLMVGSEGTLGIITELTLKLIPAPKETISLIIPYENLEDCIATVPKFFMNHLQPQALEFMEKEIVLASERYIGKSVFPKELEGTEIGAYLLVTFDGDSMEALEEITERAAEVVLEAGALDVLVADTPAKKKDAWAARGSFLEAIEAETKLLDECDVVVPVNQIAPYLNYVNSVGEKYDFAVKSFGHAGDGNLHIYACSNDLDEETFKKQVEEFMQDIYRKAAELGGQISGEHGIGFGKMEFLYEFAGDVNMRLMKGIKEVFDPKMILNPNKICYKL; translated from the coding sequence ATGGCAGAATATACCTATAATAAGGTGAGTGCAGAGTTAGTGGAAGAATTTCGAAAAATTGTTCCCGGAAAAGTATATGTAGGCGAAGAAATCAATCAAGATTTTTTTCATGATGAAATGCCGATTTATGGACAAGGACAACCGGAAGTTGTGATTGATGCGACAACAACGGAAGATATTGCGGCAATTGTAAAATTATGTTATGAACATAATATTCCTGTGATTCCAAGAGGAGCGGGAACCGGATTAACCGGAGCTGCTGTAGCTCTACATGGTGGAGTGATGTTGAATATGACAAAGATGAATAAAATTTTGGAATATGATTATGAAAATTTTGTAGTTCGAGTGGAACCCGGAGTTTTGTTGAATGATTTAGCGGAAGATACTCAAAAACAAGGGCTGCTGTATCCGCCTGATCCCGGAGAAAAATTTGCCACCATCGGGGGAAATGTATCCACAAATGCCGGAGGAATGAGAGCTGTAAAATATGGATGCACAAGAGATTATGTAAGAGCCATGACGGTCGTTCTTCCAACAGGAGAAATTGTAAAATTGGGAGCCACTGTTTCCAAAACAAGTACAGGATACAGCTTACTAAACCTTATGGTGGGATCGGAAGGAACCTTAGGAATTATTACGGAATTGACCTTAAAATTAATTCCGGCTCCGAAAGAAACCATCAGTTTGATTATTCCTTATGAAAATTTGGAAGACTGTATTGCAACGGTACCGAAATTCTTTATGAATCATTTACAACCACAAGCTTTGGAATTCATGGAAAAAGAAATTGTGCTGGCTTCCGAACGATATATTGGAAAGAGCGTTTTTCCAAAAGAATTGGAAGGAACGGAAATCGGAGCTTACCTATTGGTAACCTTTGACGGAGACAGCATGGAAGCTTTGGAAGAAATTACGGAAAGAGCGGCGGAAGTTGTATTGGAAGCTGGAGCATTGGATGTTCTGGTGGCAGATACTCCTGCGAAGAAAAAAGACGCTTGGGCAGCCAGAGGAAGTTTCTTGGAAGCGATTGAAGCGGAAACAAAATTATTGGATGAATGTGATGTCGTAGTACCGGTAAATCAAATTGCTCCTTACTTGAATTATGTGAATTCTGTCGGAGAAAAATATGACTTTGCCGTAAAAAGTTTTGGACATGCAGGAGACGGAAATCTTCATATCTATGCATGTAGTAATGACTTGGACGAAGAAACTTTCAAAAAACAAGTGGAAGAATTTATGCAAGACATTTATAGAAAAGCTGCTGAGTTGGGAGGACAAATTTCAGGAGAACACGGAATCGGATTTGGAAAAATGGAATTCTTATATGAATTTGCAGGAGATGTAAACATGAGATTGATGAAGGGAATCAAAGAAGTATTCGATCCGAAGATGATTTTAAATCCGAATAAAATTTGTTATAAATTGTAA
- a CDS encoding acyl-CoA dehydrogenase family protein gives MAYLISEEAQDLLEDVKKFCENEVKEQCKEYDVTGEWPKEIYDKAIEQGYHALEVPEEFGGPGLSRVDVAALLEEMAIADAGFATTISASGLAMKPVLIAGTEEQKQRMCDLVLEGGFGAFCLTEPGAGSDAGAGKTTAVKDGDDYILNGRKCFITNAEVAAFYCITAMTDKSKGLKGMSMFLVEKGTPGLSTGNHENKMGIRTSNTADVVLEDCRVPASALVGKEGEGFAIAMKTLDQARAWMGCIATGIAQRGIREAVAYGKERIQFGKPVLKNQGLQFKIADMEIKTETARQMVAHALTKMDLGLPYAKESAIAKCYAGDISMEVSSEAIQVFGGYGYSREYPVEKLIRDAKIFQIFEGTNEIQRIVVANHVIGR, from the coding sequence ATGGCATATTTAATTTCAGAAGAAGCTCAAGATTTATTGGAAGACGTAAAAAAATTCTGTGAAAACGAAGTAAAAGAACAATGTAAAGAATATGATGTCACAGGGGAATGGCCGAAAGAAATCTATGACAAGGCAATTGAACAAGGATACCATGCCTTAGAAGTTCCGGAAGAATTTGGAGGACCGGGTCTAAGCAGAGTGGATGTTGCTGCTCTATTAGAAGAAATGGCGATTGCGGATGCGGGATTTGCAACAACAATTTCTGCTAGCGGATTGGCTATGAAACCGGTGTTAATCGCAGGAACGGAAGAACAAAAACAAAGAATGTGTGATTTGGTATTAGAAGGTGGATTTGGAGCTTTCTGTTTGACGGAACCGGGAGCAGGGTCTGATGCCGGAGCAGGAAAAACAACAGCGGTAAAAGACGGAGATGACTATATCTTAAATGGAAGAAAATGTTTCATTACCAATGCGGAAGTAGCAGCATTTTACTGTATCACAGCGATGACCGATAAGAGCAAAGGATTGAAAGGAATGTCCATGTTCCTGGTAGAAAAAGGAACTCCGGGTCTTAGCACGGGAAATCATGAAAATAAAATGGGAATCCGAACTTCCAATACGGCGGACGTTGTCTTGGAAGATTGCAGAGTTCCGGCTTCCGCTTTAGTAGGGAAAGAAGGAGAAGGATTTGCCATTGCTATGAAGACTTTGGATCAAGCAAGAGCATGGATGGGATGTATTGCAACAGGAATTGCACAAAGAGGAATTCGAGAAGCGGTAGCTTATGGAAAAGAAAGAATTCAATTCGGAAAACCGGTTTTGAAAAATCAAGGACTTCAATTCAAAATTGCGGATATGGAAATCAAAACGGAAACAGCCAGACAAATGGTTGCTCATGCTTTGACAAAAATGGATTTAGGACTTCCTTATGCAAAGGAATCCGCAATTGCAAAATGCTATGCAGGAGATATTTCTATGGAAGTTTCTTCCGAAGCAATTCAAGTATTCGGTGGATATGGATACAGTCGGGAATATCCGGTAGAAAAATTAATCAGAGATGCTAAAATATTCCAAATTTTCGAAGGAACCAACGAAATTCAAAGAATCGTAGTAGCAAATCATGTCATTGGACGATAA
- a CDS encoding electron transfer flavoprotein subunit beta/FixA family protein: MEILVCAKQVADDSVEIMLNPETGKPALEGVTEVVNAFDTYALEMATRLKEEKGGTVCVVSLGGESAANSLKNCLAVGADEAFHIKDEEYQNRDTLAVAQKVAEGIQKIEEQRGKKFDVIFCGRESTDYASSQVGIMIADGLGYGVVSNLVDIEADETKVIAKRETEEGYQRIEVAVPCVVTVNKPNYEPRYPTIKSKMAARKKAIAEVVVDSKAENIVKEVAISAPPKRQAGIKIKSGNAEELVAQAIEKMLEAKVF; encoded by the coding sequence ATGGAAATATTAGTATGTGCAAAACAAGTTGCAGACGATTCTGTAGAAATCATGTTAAATCCGGAAACAGGAAAACCTGCTTTGGAGGGAGTGACGGAGGTAGTCAATGCTTTTGATACCTATGCTTTGGAAATGGCAACTCGTTTAAAAGAAGAAAAAGGCGGAACGGTTTGTGTCGTATCTTTGGGTGGAGAGAGTGCTGCCAACAGTTTGAAAAACTGTTTAGCAGTAGGAGCGGACGAGGCCTTCCATATTAAAGATGAAGAGTATCAAAACAGAGATACTTTGGCAGTGGCTCAAAAAGTGGCAGAAGGAATTCAAAAGATAGAAGAACAACGAGGAAAAAAATTTGATGTTATTTTCTGTGGAAGAGAAAGTACGGACTATGCTTCCAGTCAAGTGGGAATTATGATAGCAGATGGACTGGGATATGGTGTGGTAAGTAACTTAGTAGATATCGAAGCGGATGAAACAAAGGTAATTGCAAAAAGAGAAACGGAAGAAGGATACCAAAGAATTGAAGTGGCAGTTCCTTGTGTGGTAACTGTAAACAAACCGAATTATGAACCTCGTTATCCTACCATCAAAAGTAAAATGGCGGCAAGAAAGAAAGCTATTGCAGAAGTGGTAGTGGATAGCAAAGCAGAAAATATCGTGAAAGAAGTGGCAATATCAGCTCCTCCGAAAAGACAAGCAGGAATTAAAATTAAGAGCGGAAATGCAGAAGAATTAGTGGCACAAGCAATCGAAAAGATGCTGGAAGCAAAAGTATTTTAG